The Glycine soja cultivar W05 chromosome 19, ASM419377v2, whole genome shotgun sequence genomic sequence AGTGGATTAGCCTGGTCTAGCTAATCGTTAAAACTATTGATTGAATCGTGGCATTAGATTAAATTCCTATCTATGATAAATTTGAAGGAGGAAAATAGAATCCTGAACCTCAATGAATCCACACAGTAAAAGAtactcttttcataaaataaaacttaagaaacaattattttttatctcttagttgttttaattttaatctccttttaaatttatttacgaatttAATCATTTAACTATGATATTCCATCAAAACATATCATATGACCGTAATACATCCATTAAATATGAACTTGGAATTACATTTATTGAATTGAACATAGTTagataattaaattcttaaataaatttaaataagaattaaactcaaaattaaaGATGACTAAAAGGGCCagaaatacaattttattagaatgatattaacttctttttaaattattcattttataatattttttatttttaaattaaaaatatattttataaaaaagaaaaaatatattacaaaaccattaaaaaatattaataacgaaaatattttgaaaaaatataagtttaaaataaatttattattataattaaattaatcatttttttaatcttataaattagataatttgatcttatataaaaaaagaaagaaaggaaaaaaatatgcaGATATTAACCTTATCAAGCTTAAAAGCCCACACTTGTTAACCCAGAGCTGCAACACGTGGCAGAGACTTCTAGCATAACCACGAGAGCTCGAAGGCTGGAACATATCCTCCACTTCCATTATATTCTAGTCACCGAATGTGCCAAACACCGAAGCTCTTATAAAAGCATGCACTTGACACTTACTAGGCCATAGCATCATAAGCTTGGAAGAACCTCGCTGAAGAGTTAAGGAGAGAAAACATCAACATCAAACCAAACCATAAAGATGAAGCCCATTGACGACAAACAAGAGACAGTGACGATAAGAACGGTGAGCCACGACGAGGAAGGGAAAAAGAGGGTGGAGAAGACAGAGCTTAGCACTCACAACATCGACACTATAAGGTACGTCGAGAAGAAGCTCATCAACAAGGGTGTCCAGCGACAGGACCGCCACCCCGCCGACGGCATCGGAATCAGCCGGCCACCGCCAAAGTCCGGCCACGGCGGCAAGTTCACGTGGGAGGGCCCTGCTACAGTGGAGAATAGCGAACTCATGGCGGCGCCGGCGGCCATGGACGAGGGAGACCCCAACTATGTGGACTGGGAAGAGAACGGAGAAGAGGCGTCGGAGTTAGTTGTTGGGGAGGTGGAAGTGTCCAAGGTTGCTCAGGAACACGATGGGCTTGCTAGAGTTGACGTTGATCCTCGCTTGCAAGTTAACTAATTAACCATCATCGTCGGTTGATTTGTTTCGTGTAATCGTGTATGGGTTCGCTGATCTATGTTTAATCAATCTTGTTAAGTTTGGGTTTTGATTTGgacttaatttgttttatataacttttcaaaaactatgagctacttttttatttattaagaacacctttttcaaataaatacaataaattcgattttttaaaatatgattaaataggTTTTAAAAAAAGGCTGTAAATATTCCTAAAGTTAGAATCAGCAAGAACGTTGCATTGgacaaaaatttgaaataaaatatttctatttatctattttttatataatatcaaatatcTATTTCATCGAATATATATACCAATAATTTACTAACTAGATGGTAGATAATTCGATCAAAATCTGTAACTATTGTGATCTTACATCAATACTTTGAAACCGTAACAAttgtagataaaaaataattcaaatttattctGTTTCATTTATTTCGAGTTTGGATTAACTTTGTATCCGACATCTTCTGTGTCTCATCACTGCAAACAAAATTATTCACGTTTCATTTACGTGTGACCATTAAAACAACGGATAAAACAAATCCATATCTATGAGGAGTTTGGATTACCTTTGTATCCGACAACTTCAGAAAACAACGGATAAAACAAATCCATATCTATGAGGAGTTTGGACTACCTTTGTATCCGACAACTTCAGTGTCTCATCACTGCAAACAAATTTAATCACGTTTGATTTATGTGTAACCATGAAaactatggataaaaaaaattccatatgtaagaaatttttaaaaattatctttagtcgggtttttttattttttaaataaatgattaaagttCTATTGATTGCAGAATGAATGATTCGGACATTCCAATTCATAAATGACAATCTCTTGGGAACACTAccaacaaagaataaaaaaggaagGTAGATTAACAGAGAAGTAACTTGGAAAAAAGACAAGTAATTAATGACGGATGGGATAGGATGTTACTAAACAGTACAtgcataaataacaaatattacaataacaaaaattaataaatccaACAATCAAAACAGTGGatgcataaataaataatatcacaattttaataaattaacatcatgaataagaaattttttttatttagttcatatttttttaattcttactcTGTTGCTTTCTTTTGCCAAACACAATTCAATGCTGACTTAATATTTATCACATAACATCACGAGCATTTAAAACATGTTCTCGCACCTAACAAAGGCATACACAGAAAAATACAGCGATCTTTCACTCTTCAGTTTCTCTATCAGTTTAATTTATGCTGAACTATTATATTCTTCTAAACACAAAAAGAAAGACTGCgatatctttctctctctagcttTTCGTTTAATTTATGCTGAAACATTGAGTTTTGTtccaattttcattaaataataaattatggtTTAACTGCCacaaattaatcaataatattaatacaaatacaaattaatcaataaaattaatacaaatttaTGCACTAGTAAATCAACACCCACGATTCTGAATACCAAAAACaacttcaatttatatataaatttaaagtaaataaatagaaccataaaatttgaaaatcgaataaaaagtgaaacatACGTCCATTGAAAACCACATAACACTTCAACTAACCAAAATACTTAAAGCataacaaaaaccaaaaaaaaaacgagAGATAAGATACTCAATTTCTTAATTTCCTAATCCCAAGACACATTCTTCAATCCCCTCTCTTTTTGTCAACACATTCTTTCACTGGGGAGTAAAAATTCCAATCTGGATGCGTAGAAGAAATTGCAGGTATTCCAAAAGGATGATCCTTCACGTAAGACTGAACATCAGGAGACTCCATAACACCCTTCAAGTACGTGCACATCAAACCCTTTGGATCTACATTTGAAAAACAACAGAAATaacgaaaaaaacaaaaataaaaataaaaataaatccttacataattacaaaatataacatCTCACCTAAAGCTCTATCCGCATAATTATCCGGCTTATACGACTGAGGGAATACAGCTGTATTAGGCTGCATTCAAAAGTAACTGGATCTGTTAAATGTAAAAACagaatattaaataaagtagaatatatatatatatatattacaggaTTGAGGAACGCCTTGTATGGTCTGTCATCAATCAACAGAGTATTTGAAGCAGAATATGGACCTCCCTTCTTCACAGTTTCCCAAACTTTCTTCAATTCCTTGAAAAACAAAGGCTTCGAAGCTTTTTCTAAGGATTTGAAGCCGGAATTAGTACATTGACGTTGATCCTAAAATTAATGAGcaaacaataagaaaaataatgagacagaaaaaaaatttacatttatttatttttacaaaaacagCCACTCACCCAAACAAATAACAGTTTGCTTCTTAAAGATCCAATGGCATAATTCAAGGCAGCATCTATGTTGTGCCTGTTTTCATAGCGAAAACTGTATCAGTAAAACacgaataagaaaagaaaataaagagaaaaaaaattctaaaaagcGTGCTACTTACTCCATTGCAGATGACCAAATACCAACTTCAAATCTTTCCAAGCAGAATTTCATAAACTCTTGACTAAATGGTCTCTTAAAAACTACaacaatgattttaaaaaataataccttAAATATAACGAAAACAAGCAACTTACGCATTAGCAGTAACCTACGTAAATGAGAATCTTATATACGTTTGAATTTGTATATTTACATACCAAGATAGCCTCTGTAGTGCCCATCAGCTGCACGAGACTTCGGAATTTCACTTTTAGAACAACGATGAACTCTAAGGAGCAGTAACCCGTTAAGGTTCATAATAAGCAACTTCTTTCGTGGTCCAAGATTCAGTTTCTCCAAATGAAGATTCAAGTCAGTCCCCGAGTCGTCGGTTTCATAATCATACTCGTCTTCAGAATCACTAAACTTGATACTCTTGTTCTTTCCTGCCATACTCACAAagaagtttttttgttttgatgctTGATGAAACAAAGATTAGTACTATACTTGCTTTATATACATGTACACCTAGAGGTGGAAATAGGGCGCATCATATTCCAATATTCTTTTATGAATGATTTAATGCACCCTCGTTGATCCAAATCTAAAACGTTACCCGTCTTAACCTTATTCTCTTCTTCTTGGAAATATCCATAATTCATGTATTCCAAGATGAGTTAAACCCATGGCATCCTCCTTCCTCGGTCCTGACTTCGGAAATCTTAAACAACACTAACGTTGCGATATATTGGAAATTTATTTATGCCGCACACACAAGTCTACAATGCCACATTAATTCTTGCCCTTTAATTGGAATTTGGAAATTTATATATTGGGTCCCTCAATATCCACCAATAACAAATTAAGGCATGCTGGAGACCACACATTTTAATGCACGTTTTGGTAGAAATAACCAGAATTTTTAGATTTTGGTTGAACATCCTTTCAAGTTCTCTCAACGGAAAAATAAACACGCACTTAAGGATATTAGAGGTTactacatattaaaaaaaaacttaaatatcattttagtctttataatttaagattttttttaactttaatccttcttggaaaattattttttttatttttaatttttataaactatGTTTGTTATATTATTCACTCTTATGAcactttagataatattttttcaccGTTGAAAACTCTATTTAAAATGTCTtaatgactaaaaataaaaacataattttacaagaatgaaaataaacaaatactaAATTGCGATGACGGAAATATATTTAACCCATAAAAGAATATTAACTAATGTATTTTAGACTAAAAAATATCTCTATTTTATCATGTTGCTGGACCACCATTAGTCGTCAATAATATTTGGATAGTGAAAAGTCTAAAGTCAGTGGGCATTTCCATTAATGGATGGTTAACTACTATTGGCTTGGGTAGTACC encodes the following:
- the LOC114397965 gene encoding uncharacterized protein LOC114397965, producing the protein MKPIDDKQETVTIRTVSHDEEGKKRVEKTELSTHNIDTIRYVEKKLINKGVQRQDRHPADGIGISRPPPKSGHGGKFTWEGPATVENSELMAAPAAMDEGDPNYVDWEENGEEASELVVGEVEVSKVAQEHDGLARVDVDPRLQVN
- the LOC114399290 gene encoding uncharacterized protein LOC114399290; the encoded protein is MAGKNKSIKFSDSEDEYDYETDDSGTDLNLHLEKLNLGPRKKLLIMNLNGLLLLRVHRCSKSEIPKSRAADGHYRGYLVFKRPFSQEFMKFCLERFEVGIWSSAMEHNIDAALNYAIGSLRSKLLFVWDQRQCTNSGFKSLEKASKPLFFKELKKVWETVKKGGPYSASNTLLIDDRPYKAFLNPPNTAVFPQSYKPDNYADRALDPKGLMCTYLKGVMESPDVQSYVKDHPFGIPAISSTHPDWNFYSPVKECVDKKRGD